Within Urocitellus parryii isolate mUroPar1 chromosome 10, mUroPar1.hap1, whole genome shotgun sequence, the genomic segment GGGAATGTAAAAGCTCCCAGGGGGGAATATAACTTGTGTCTGTAGAACAGACACAAATGTGTTTGGAGCCCTGTAAAGAAGGAAGAGAGTGCTCAGAGAAGGGGTCAGGAGACCGTTTACAAAGGaatttcaatagaaaataaatgttaaatcttTAGAAATATTCAATGAATACAATAGGGAGAGGACCATTTTAGGAAAGGTCATAAGGGGAGTCAATGGGAAGAGCTATGTGACACAGCCGAAAGCTGAGAATAAAGATGTAGCAAGATTACTTACAATTCACCCCAAAAGGTGGAACAGGGCAGACACCAATCAGTGTCACCAGTACCACTAGTGCCGCAAGAAAGCGATCTGTCTTGTCTCCTAGAATGCTATCTCATTGAAAGCAGGGACATCTGCCTACCACAGCATCTGCCCCAAAGTTTAATGTTTGGGTAAGACTGCTTCTAAGTGGTGGTGTGTTCCGCTATTGGTAGGCTTAGAGTGTCGACTGTCACCTTTTTGTGAAATCAGCATTTATTAATGGTCATTACTGAAGCCCATTAGTTCTTCAAGGGTTAGTCAGTAGTAACAATTTATttcaatcttttctctttattaaatggaatattatagGGAAGAGAAACTTTGCCCAAATGATTTTTGTTACCTTGAGGTACAATTTGCTAGGATGGGGGGAATAACTGCTATGTTTCAAACTCccacacttttttgtttgtttgttctaacAGTTTCAGAAAAATAGTGTGGCTTCATGTCATCTTCTAAAAGTAAGCAATGaagctttgttttttgttttttggctgttgtttggtgtgtgtgcatgtccatTGTTAATATTCTTATTGAAGCTTAAATTTTCCACTTTTGGTTAGTAGGAAGTCTTCAAGTTGAATCCTGGGTCTTTTCAATGCAACTCCAattatcttttgttattttatttgcttctagCACAACAAGGTATACCCAGctcagtttttctgtttcttgtccAAACTTGAGAACAAGACATTTCTCCAAGAAGCCCTGGTTCCATTTGGTATTTAATAAACCAGAATCTGGATATGAGGGTGCTCAAGACTACTGGGTTTATCATGgttgaaaaaaatgctttttctttatccTAAGATAACATCATGAGTTTATACTGTTATCTCTAGTTCAAATTCAGCAACAGAATATTTACTTAAACTCCCTGATTTTACATTCCACATTGAAGATCCTGGTTCTCAGTAATATCaacataactttttatttctgtaccCAAAATATAGTCAtcataatatcagaaaaacaatATCAACATGCCTAGTACCACCAAAAGGTTACTGAAAATGgtgtgtgatttttattttttgttctgagaGAATGTGTCTTAATGTATAAACAAATTACTGTGTTTTACAAATGAAGGCATATCTTCACTAATAGACTACAATACATATTCTCTGTGTACTCTGTGCCTCTATTTGATACAAGTAGGTTCATTTGTTCACTTGGGTTTTAACTTTTAAGATAGCTTtctaaaattattgttatataagtatataaaatatttcatgattccaaagtcaaatatattatgaaaaggttaatttttttttccttgcagtactagggatcaaacccaggcctttgtactttctaggcaagtgctctaccactagccaAATGACTAGCATTTGTCTCTGTTGTACAACCTATTTCTTCCCTTTCGGTGGGGAGGGATACTAGGAATTGGATcaaggggtacttaaccactaagccacatccccagtcctttttattttgtaatttgagacagggtcttgctaagttgcatagggcttcactaaatttctgaggctggctttgaatttacaatccttcgtcagcctccaaagccactggaatTAAAGGTATGTGCCCTTCCTTCAATAAGGTTTTggttttttctgttatttaaatatatttgcttatattGTTAAAGATGTAAAACATACTTACATAGTTACCAATAAGCCACTCTTTGTCCCCTAAATATTTGTCCAAATCTTGCAAAAAATGAGGTGCATCATACGTGAGAATCTTATTAAACATCTGCTCCtacaagagggaaaaaataaattcataaattaattttataaataataggaaaaataaataatatgattttaaaaggagatagttttttctcatctttttctcCCACATGAATTCAGAAGGGAATAGAAGTAactatgtgttttattttgtttgttcacaTTTATGATATCATAGTGATTCAGATCTGCCTCtatataatttatcaatattCCTAAGCAATGTACAGTTGCCAGACTGATGATTTACAAACTGAAGATTGGAAAGCTTGTTATTTTTtacctatatttttattgatgtattataatagtgaaattattatataatcatacatgcacagaatataatataatataatttggtccatATCTTTCCCTAATATTGTTcagagtttaaaacaaaacaaaacaaaacaaaaacaaacaaaaaaaaaaaaaaaaacaagagttagTCCTTCTGTTTCCTGAACAGAATCTGTGAGGTGAGAGACAATAGGCCCCAAACCATGTGGCACTTCCcacagctcagctcagctcagcatCTGTGGGAAACGTAATGGCCAACTTGGCTCTTCTAGAATGAAACAGGATGTAGCTGCTGGACAGCTTTCCAAAAACTGCTCCGTGCACACCTGGGAAATTCTGTTCTAAAGTTCATTGCCACAGTTTCAGGTACACCAATGCTGCATATATGCAGagccaaataaaaatgtcatagtATCTGCGTTAGTGACTTCCTTTAGCCTAAGTTCTCTTTACAAGTTTGATGAATTATCTCAGtctcaaaaatgtaaattagtaaacagtacaatcattattttttaagatttgtttttaagggacagtaatcaaaatatataaagaagataaagtatgattatatgtcatttttcccagatgtaaactttttaaaaatgtttcctgataaaTCCTAATTGgccactcttttttaaaaatttttagttgtagttggacacaatacccttattttatttaatatttttatgtggtgctgaggattgaatccaccGCCTTCaatgtgctaggagagcactctaccattgaactacaactccagccctacagCCACCTTACACACTTGTAGACTTAGAAATTTTCTGCCTCCTCTTCTAGAAAGTTGTGAAGTGGGAGGTTTCTGCAAAGTTATTGTTAGGAATTCTAACAAATGGCTTTTAGAGATATTGGAAAGCTTTGTATGTTTCTCCAAAGCATTGTTTTTAAACCCACATTATCAAAATCATTTAGTGTTGGAAGTGGACCATCAGAATTCTCTCAGTCCTGCTCATATTCATCCACACCCTGCccttcagatgaggaaactcaaaTATAGGCACGCTGAATAATCAAAGTAATACAATAAATTCGAGGATTGTCATCATGATCAGTGTTCAGAGACACATTTTGccttcaaagttttaaaattggaaatgtaATTTTTACAAATAACTGAAACATTTATGATTATTGTATAGttagtggattttttaaaagtacatatggTAACAAGAATATTTTCACTGTCCATCTTAACAGcatcaatattatttttgaaaattttacctGACCAGCAGGTGGCAGCAGTTGAACCCACTatagagagaggaggaggaagtacAGAACTGCACTTTTCAATGTGTGTGTCAGGTCCAGTTTGTTAACTGGATAGCCTGTGGCTACTGGCAATGGTTCTGCATCATGCTCTACCTTTATAGAATTTACTCATGGATTTAGATTCCTGATGGACTGCCCATCAGTGGGATCTTTGGCACATGGAACCAAAAACTTTAGACATTTTCCTAAATTGACAAGTATTTATCTCTTTGTCTCTGCATTTATAAAGCTATGTAAAATATAGATTCCAGGTCTGACAAATATAAGGAAATACCCTGTTAATTATAATAgctgatatttattgaatactttctATCTGGCCATACATACATATGCTACCATTAATATATTACCAATATACTTAAAGAGAGAATCTATTATATCCCCCCTTTACAGACAAAAGTTTGATCTGTTAATAGGTAGTTAAGTGTCAgcttataagaagaaaattaggATTCAAGTCTGGCAGTCTGACTCCAGAGAACAAATGTATCTGTCTAAAAGTCCAAAGAGGCTTTATTTCTCTCATCAAAGCCGAGTTTTTATTCAAGACTTTGTTATGGGTATGtgggggtgtgtgtatgtgtgtccccTATAAGCCTCATGTGTATATCAAGGAGTCAGTAACTGTAAATACTTTGATGTCCAAATATCTCTATTGAAATCAGAAAGTCCCAtttcaataaatggtatttaGAATAACTGTGCTTAAGTAAACTAATAAGGCTGCCATTTGTGGTTCTGGGCTGTGGCTTTTGGAGGTAGACCTTAGCTTTGGCAAGTGTCTGATAAGTGTAGTGCTCTGATGGCTCTTCAAAGAGGGTTTAATGCCTACGAAATATATATAAGGCACTGCGATGCGGTGGGCAGGGTGTATCACCTGAGCAAGACAGACATGACTCCAGCCATCCTGACACCTACTGGAGGTGACAAAcaagtaaatacattttaaaatagatattctgATGAACATCCTAAAGGAAGCTATGAAAGGGCTGTCAATAAAGGATAATGAAACTCCAAAGATGATGGATTCGATATAAATATTCAAcatatatgattttgtttttatcccTAATACACAGTGAggtatagtttttaaaagatggaagcTACATGGAGGTGAAAAAAGAGAACACAAGAGTAAATAAAATGGGAATTGTAAAGATGAATAAATGTCATCTGCAGAGGGAAAGCAGAGAACCAACCTACACACCATACACAGCCCTCAGGTGGCTCAGGAATGGGTAGATGTGTCTAGAGTTGGGGTTAAGGAGGTTGGGGAGGAGAGATGAAGCATGGCGGAAAACCGTCAAAGAAATTTTAGCATGAGATTGGGCCGTCATTTCATGCTGCTAGACAAGGGCCCATTTCCGTCCTGTGCAGAAGACTGGAGGTGGTAAAATAAATGGTTTCTGGGACCAAGGATGTcacacatataaaaaagatagGATTTAATGAATGTATGCACACTGAATGATAAACTGCGGATGCTTCCAGCCCTCCTTACTACTTGTCTCTGGAACAGGGCACCAGACCTTCATCTTTGGGCAGAAGACTAAAATTTTCTTGGCTCTGTGATACTCAAAATCAACAACCCCATCCACATGCTTAGAGCTTTGAGTAAACTGTTAAAACCCCCTACTCTTTATCATGGAGTATAGAAGATGGTCTGACTAAAACAGAGTGGGATAAAAAGCAACTTTGCACAAATATACAATGGGGAGGGAGATAACGTTATGGccattaaatagattttttttcaaagaaaaaatactataatgaaagatattatcaaatttaaaaatacaatgtcaGAAATTTAGAACCCAAGAGAAGATTGATGGATAAAGTTGAAGAATTCTTCAAAAGTAAGGCAAAAAAGCAAAAGATGGGAGATAGAGAAAAGATCCACCTTCTGAATAACAGGAATTCTAGACAATGGGACATAATAAATAATCaatgaaagaattaaaggaaatttCCAGGGCACAAGTCCTAGATTAAACTGGCCCAACGAGGAAACAGCATAATGTATTAAAAACAGTATGATGCCAAAGACTCATCATTGTGTAATTTTAGGAATCTAAGGGTAAGTGTTCTACAATCTTTTAgagtggtgaaaaaaaaaaacaggtcacaTAAAAAAGGTCAGTAACTACATTAGATTCAGACTTCATAACAGTTAAAAGTCCATAGATAATGTTTTCCAAATACTagtgaaaaaattaatttcaacatAGAATTCCGTGTCCAACTAAACAATGCAACACATATAAGGATTAAATTAAGACACTTGCAGACAAAGAAGGTccccaatttttatttcctatgatCAGTAAGCTGTTGGATGATTGTTTCACAAAAAGGAGGCCAGAAAGCAGGAGAAAAGGAGGATGAACTCAGAAAAGAACATTCAGGATGATATTTAAGATCAGGACACAACCCTGCCCAAGTGTCTAGGCAACCAAACTCTATTGATGCAGTGTGACTCACAAGACAGACATGTCCACACCTCCTGTCATCAAACCCCAATTTAGCTTTTGGAATACTAGAGGATGTGCCCCAAATAAACAATGAAGTACACAAAGAAAGAGGGCAACATTCAGCAAACAGGACTCAAACTTCAGTGAATGGTATCAGTGGGATGGCAGGGAAGGGAAGCCCAGTATGATAGTTGTGCAGATAACCTAGAGAGGTCCACAAAGGAGAGAGCAGGTCTTCAGGTCAGATAGTTCCAAGAACATGTTAGAAATAGCAGGATATCTGATATCATTGACTTTGTGGAAAATCCAGTTAAAAGACTGTGGATAATGAGGGAAGATTCggaaatgacaataaaaataagaattaagcaAAACACAAAAGGCAAATATTAACTTTGAAGAGGAAAAGtgagaaatgaaatattattaaagtATACTACAATGCACAGTTCTGGGTATTATTTGCATAAGCATACTAATGTAATTGTGAAACATTAATTTAAGCAAAATTTTATGTCACGCTATTGGGAGCTCAGAGAAAGGGAAACAGGATGACTATGTTAGATAAATTCTAACTACTATCAGAAGAAGTCCATAGAAATTATCTAAAATTGGTAAGTCAGcatcatatttatatattctatagaAATATGGAAATGTGAAATCCTaaagaaaaagctaaaaagattaaaaagagggTAGAATATGGACAGGAGTTGATGTAAAGGGTAAGACAGAGAATTGCTATACTctgctttaaaacttttaatataatttcatgttttaaaactaGACCTACATATGACTTAgattaatcccagcagcttgggaggcaggaggattgagaggtcaaagccaaccttagcaaggccctaagcaactcaatgagaccctgtatctggattatacacacacacacacatacacacacacacacaccaagagctggggatgtggctcagtggttaatcaccgctgggttccatcccgggtactaaaaaaaaggaataaaaaaaaccaacaactttAAAGCACCtaagaaaatttctagaaagtGGTACGTGATTACTAGTAATAGTGAACTGATCACATTACTTTTACATCTTGGTTTTTCTCTGCCCAAGGAAAAGTTGCCATGAAATCATCCAATGTATCTGCAATAGCATCGACTTGACATTGTTCCATCTCTGTTTTTCCAGCCAAATCTATGGAATAGAGAAAGATCATGTTATACCTGAGAGTATGTTCAATTTAACTTACTATATTAAATAGGCAATACACTCATGTGGTTGAAAATTCAAAGCAATATAAATAGTATCCAGTGAAGGCCAGCTTCCATTTGCTCATTTTGCTCCTTCACCTACTTTACTTATTGGTAACCACTTGTAATCGTTTCTTATTATtcttctgttgtatttttttggtgaggtactgaggattgaacccaggggcgctttaccactgagccacattcccagccctttttgtgttttattttgagacagggtcttgctaagttgatcaGAGGGAGAGGGTTGGGGGTGGAAAGTGGTGATTCTACAGATTGATTAGAAAGAAAGGATCTTTAAAagaatccaaaatttttttttaactcaaaaagtATAAGAGtcggagaggagggggaaaagaaaatggaacataGGATAGAAAGGGGAgatcaaacaaaaataagaagtaaacatttctattgtttatcaTCCATGCCACAGGTATAGGCACCAACAAAACAATCCAGAAGTCACATTCCCACTTAAAGCCACCTCAGATAACCCTCGGTGTAGGCAAGAAgacttcctttctatttttttaaagcactattAGAATGAAGGACATCATGAGTACATGATTTTAATAGTCCAAGAAATTTTAACCTTCATGTGccatatgtattttaatttctttggtaaTTTACAAATACTTAATGCTAGCAAAAGTTCGGGTTAAAATATACCTGTCCAAATTTTCAGCTAAATTCAAAAAAGGACTTGGTCACAGAGCAAGGTGTTAAGGGGTGGGGGCAATATAAAATTGTCTAGTTGTCTAGGAACTCATGGAAAGTTAAACTAATATAGATGATACATTGATATTGCTCTAGCTTTTAATCCCATTCTATTTATATTATagtgttaaaaataattatctaatgGCTATTGAATGAATATCATGTTTTTTTCAGTTAGCAAAAGTCTTGAATACAATAAACATGTTACCTGTGTTTCTGGCAAAGTATCTTGCTATTGCCAGGCTCTGGTGAAGGGTAAGACCATCCACTTCCAAAACAGGGATTTTACCAAATGGAAGAGCTAAAAACAAGATGAGCAAATAATTGACTTTATAATAGAAGCAAGAGTTATGATAGAATTATGATACTTCTGTTTTTGTTGATAACTGTGGGAACAAACtgtgatttttaaagtcataGACTTCTTAAATCTGTATTCTTAAAAGGAACATTTGACATCTAATGGAATCTCTACATTTTGTAAGTTTGAAAAAAGCAGTTAGAAAACTGATTGTAAAGTTCATTACAAAACTGGCTCTAAACCCCAGGTTTTTAGGGTTGCTAATCCTACACCCAACATGGTCTCATAGagttactacttttttttttctttaaaggtaagCTTCGTTAATTTTGTGGCctcaaaaatagatcatgttaattattatttaaaacacagTGTGAGTAATTTAGCTAATTTACAAATGAGTTATGTTTAAGAAGTTAGCCAAAACCTTATTTTGAGGAGGAATTATTTGAACTGCAAACATTTTGTACAAATATAGGACAGACTTATAACAGATGCACTATTAATACTTTGTAAAACCTATTTTGGAGGGTGGggaaatggggattgaacctagaggtgcttggccattgagccacattcccagtcctttttatttttgtattctgagACagaataagttgcttaggaccttgctaagttgctgaggctgtcctagaacttgtgatccttctgcctcagcctcttgagttgggAGGTgcgagctgggattacaggcatgtgcacacaGCCGTATTTTGTTTTgatatctaaatatattttgtcacAAAATGATATACATTTAttgtagaaaaattataaattgaaaaaataattctacCAGTTATGACCATTTTAATGTTTCAATTGGTTTTCcacatatattaaatatcataatgtattatattttgttaacttCTTTGTTCAtttgacagtatttttttaaaaaatctttctaaatttaTGAAATACCTCATTTTAATAATCATGTACTACTTTACTATGTGTATAACTACAATTTTACCAACCAGTGCCTTAGGCTTGgacatataaatattttggaaacagagaaaaaaatagtgtCACTTGTAATCCATGACCCTCACACAAGTACTGGAATCAGTGTTGCATCGTACTTTCAACTCTTTCATCTACATATTAAGTACAGAATGAAGGACAGTTCACATCAGGAATAAAAATACCTTTGATTACTTACCAAATGTGCCAAGTACTATTCTAGGTGCCTGAGATACTACTGTGAGCAAAACAAAGTCCCAAATAAAGTTGACATGTGTTGAGATACCTTATTTGAAGCACAGTACATAAATAAGAGGGAGTTAACATGCCTAACTTGGGGAGTTTCCTTGGTACTCCCAGGGCATACTAAGTACTGAACATGTCCATCAGATTTTCTGGTACTTACAACTCTATGAAGCAAGTACTAGCTATctatctgcttttaaaaatgcaaaaatgttaaCAAGGTTTATGTAAATTGCCCAGCTCACACCTGATAGAAGTGGGATTCAAACTGAGGTCAGCTGGAACCCTTTCTCAGCTGTTTTGATAATCCTAAGAGCCATATTTTgtgtgagaaaaatatttgagcaAAAATCAGAGCAAGCTCAGAACATAGTATCCAAATTAGAGAAGGGTCCAAAGATTGCCTTTTATGAGGATTGGCTGAAGAACCTTGACTCGCTTGGCCTGGAGgagcaaaactaaataaaatgtaatgtcCATCTTCAAAAATGGCAAAGCTATCAAATGGAAGAAAACTTTGACTTACTCTGACTAGCTCTAAAATGCAGAACTAGAaacaaaaagtaatttgaaaaagatattttaactcATGATGAAAAGTAAGTTTGTTGACATCAGACTCTTGACAACCGGAAGCATTTGAGCCAACCCTGGAATAATTGTCAACAGATGAAACATTGTCTGAATTTAACAAGCAGAAATTTAAGACAAATGCAAAGTCCCTTGATGGTTCCAGAATAATTCCAAGATTGTTGGAGGTGTCACTTAGCAGGAACACCTGTCAAAAAGCTTTAAGGAATTTAGTGACACTGAACATGATCCCTGGTGGGATATGGATGCCAAAATAACTACTGTGATCTTGGTAAAATGTCTTAGAATTTAAGTATAGACTTGTAATAGGGGCTGTGGGGGTTAGGGTTAACCTTGGTTGCCAATTTGATTGCATTGAGAGATCCAGAAAATTGGTAAAGCacacttctgggtgtgtctgtgagggtttTTCCAGAGACAATTGGCACATGTGCCAGTCAACCCATGGGTAAGATCCACCACAGGACTGGTGGTCCAGAtgaaacaaaagtgaaagaaacagGGAAGCACATATGTGCAGGGCAAGCTCATCTCTTtagagtttgctttttttttttttttttttgctgctactGTTGTCCAAGGATGTCAGACTCCAGATTTTCTAGCCTTTCCTTGTGGACTTGCACCATTGACTCTCCAGGGGACCTCCAGACCTTCATCCTCAGATTGGGGCTGCATCGTTGGTCCTCTTGTTCTGAggttccagcttcttggacttaACAGCATCTGGTTTCTCCTGCTCTGTCTCCTGCTCTCCCACCTATGGTCGGCCATCGTGAGTCCTGCTTCCATTGCATAAGCCAGTCTAAAAAGTCTCCTCTTATAGTCATATCCATGTTCTGTGGGGTTTGTTACTCTCAAGAGCTCCACTTAATACTGGTGAGGGTCCCATTCCACCTGTGCAAGGTTGTGTCCCCACCAGCACCACATATTGCAAGACAGATGTCGAGCACAGCTTGTTTAGAGGATATCTACTTGGGTCAGGATATAAATAGAACATTCGAGAAACAGAAGATTGAGCTGTCTGTAGAATCTGCGTGTGATTTCAGGCCTCAGATAGTCAGTGGCAAACACTGTCTAAATCAAGAAGTAGAGTCAGAAGTGGGGAGCTTGGACTGAAATTCACAGTGATgaccagagaaagaaggaagtcTGAAAGTTATGTGGATTCATGAGCTAACTTGGCACTCGATTCTGAATTCTGCCAGAGATCTTTATCTTCACTCAGAGCGTTGTGACTGAACTGACCACTCACCAGAGGCTTTTTCCCTATGAtgacttttttcttccctttttattagtgtattataagtGTACATAGcagtgagatttgttgttacatgttcatacatgcacagTCCCTATGATACCTTACAGAAATTTAAGTTTCTTCAGGTGCTTCCatgtaaaatgaagaataatttgTTCTCCATGGATTAAAAGGATAAGTTCAATTAAAATGATAAGTATGAAAGCCATAGGAgacagattttgatttttttttccagtgctggggattgaatccagggccttgcacatggtaggaaAGTATTCTACCACAAGCTATATCCCAGCCACagaattaaattttatgtaaaggattcttttaaaaatttgtctcccttccattttctgtATCCTATTCCCAGAATTCCAGTTGGAAGTTGGACTTCCTGAACTGATTGatcctttatttcacttatcttttgtctttatttttccattgccTAACTCTTTGTTATAGTTTCTGGagtatttccttattttcatcattttagtaatttatttatattttgtttttaatttttaaaaacattttgcctGTGAACATCCCTTTTTATAACATCCTATCCTTGGTTtatgtatagaatattttcttttatctctctgAGGATTTCATGTTTTTGaaggttttttggtttggtttggtgtttttttgtttttcttactaaACCAATTTGGTTTCATCAGAGTTGGCTCCCCCCGCACCCCTCCTTTGTTTAGATCTGCTTCATACTGGAGACCTTCtcaaattttcattgatttttgttttgccatttttgttttaagggggcaaagaaag encodes:
- the Hpgds gene encoding hematopoietic prostaglandin D synthase codes for the protein MPNYKLIYFNMRGRAEIIRYIFAYLDIKYEDHRIEHADWPKIKPTLPFGKIPVLEVDGLTLHQSLAIARYFARNTDLAGKTEMEQCQVDAIADTLDDFMATFPWAEKNQDVKEQMFNKILTYDAPHFLQDLDKYLGDKEWLIGNYVTWADFYWDICSTTLLVLKPDLLDAHPRLLALQKKVRAIPAIADWIQRRPQTKL